The Dehalococcoidales bacterium genome has a window encoding:
- a CDS encoding LemA family protein, translating to MLWLWIILGIIVVLFFIVVGMYNSLVGFRNQVKNAWAQIDVQLKRRYDLIPNLVETVKGYAKHERETFEMVTKARNLAQQAASAGAAERGKAEGELGLALGRLLAVAEAYPELKANQNFLALQEELTSTENKISFSRQYYNDQVLQFNNKIQMFPSNIIAGMFNFKTGEFFETTAPVEREAPKVSFS from the coding sequence ATGCTTTGGCTCTGGATTATCCTGGGTATCATCGTTGTCCTGTTCTTCATCGTCGTAGGCATGTACAACAGCCTGGTAGGGTTCCGCAACCAGGTAAAGAATGCCTGGGCGCAGATAGATGTTCAACTGAAAAGGCGGTATGACCTTATCCCCAACCTGGTGGAGACGGTCAAGGGCTACGCCAAACACGAGCGGGAAACATTTGAAATGGTCACCAAGGCCCGCAATCTCGCCCAGCAGGCTGCTTCCGCCGGGGCGGCGGAGCGGGGCAAAGCGGAGGGCGAGCTCGGCCTGGCATTGGGCCGGCTGCTGGCCGTGGCCGAGGCTTACCCGGAACTGAAAGCCAACCAGAACTTCCTGGCCCTCCAGGAGGAGCTGACCTCCACGGAAAACAAGATAAGCTTTTCCCGGCAGTACTATAACGACCAGGTTTTGCAGTTCAATAACAAGATACAGATGTTCCCCTCCAATATCATCGCGGGAATGTTCAACTTCAAGACCGGCGAGTTCTTCGAGACCACCGCTCCCGTTGAGCGTGAGGCTCCCAAGGTAAGTTTTTCCTAG